Proteins co-encoded in one uncultured Bacteroides sp. genomic window:
- a CDS encoding cytidylate kinase family protein gives MKKDKLLKRCIVLVIGLFIMAIGVALSIKANLGTSPVSCVPYVYSLGFPMTVGLLSIIVNVLMILLQIVLLRKDYQLIQLVQLPVALIFGFFIDFAMFLLSGLQSSNYIYQWILCLLSCVIIAFGVFLEVKANVTYLAGEGLSIAISKAFHKEFGKAKVGVDASLVIIGVASSFILLHKLEGIREGTIAAALLVGTIARFYNKKFKFIDPLVSIEKKEADEQASTSGQEKRVIITIAREFGSGGHEIGEIIAKELGISFYDTKLIDLSAAESGLTPEYVKEHEQKLANSLLFDLYEQNYAYVNEEMPPLDTLFMIQSKIIRDISEKESCVIVGRCADYVLKSNPNCFNTFVHADKKYRIKRIINDYGIDQSMAEKELERKDRDRTNYCKHYTHRIWGMASNYNLAVDSSLFGPEKSAMLIIEALHKYIGKE, from the coding sequence ATGAAAAAAGACAAACTACTGAAAAGATGTATCGTTTTAGTAATAGGATTATTTATTATGGCTATTGGCGTAGCCTTATCCATTAAGGCCAATCTGGGAACATCGCCGGTTTCTTGCGTACCATATGTTTATAGTTTAGGATTTCCAATGACCGTTGGATTACTATCAATCATTGTCAATGTACTGATGATCCTATTGCAAATTGTATTACTGAGAAAAGACTATCAGCTCATACAGCTCGTACAATTACCAGTAGCTCTTATCTTTGGATTCTTCATCGACTTCGCCATGTTCTTGTTATCAGGTCTTCAGTCGTCAAATTATATCTACCAATGGATTCTTTGCTTGCTTAGCTGTGTGATTATTGCATTTGGTGTCTTTCTGGAAGTAAAAGCCAATGTTACATACCTGGCCGGAGAAGGATTATCAATAGCTATATCCAAAGCCTTTCACAAAGAATTCGGTAAGGCAAAGGTGGGCGTTGATGCTTCATTGGTTATCATTGGGGTAGCCAGCTCTTTTATCCTGCTTCACAAATTAGAGGGTATACGTGAAGGAACCATCGCAGCAGCATTATTAGTTGGTACCATCGCACGATTCTACAACAAAAAATTCAAATTTATTGATCCGCTAGTCAGCATAGAGAAAAAAGAAGCTGACGAACAAGCCAGCACTTCCGGTCAGGAAAAGAGAGTCATCATTACTATTGCCCGTGAATTTGGTAGTGGAGGTCATGAAATAGGAGAAATCATAGCCAAAGAGTTAGGTATCTCCTTCTATGATACAAAATTAATTGATCTGTCAGCAGCAGAGAGTGGCTTGACACCTGAATATGTAAAAGAGCACGAACAGAAATTAGCTAATAGTCTGCTATTTGATCTTTATGAACAGAACTATGCTTATGTAAACGAAGAAATGCCACCGCTTGATACATTGTTTATGATTCAAAGCAAGATAATAAGAGATATTAGCGAAAAAGAATCATGCGTCATTGTTGGACGTTGCGCCGATTACGTTTTAAAAAGTAATCCTAACTGCTTTAACACCTTTGTTCATGCGGATAAAAAATACAGAATCAAGCGTATCATCAATGACTATGGCATTGATCAAAGTATGGCAGAAAAGGAATTGGAAAGAAAAGACAGAGACAGAACAAACTATTGCAAGCACTACACACACAGAATCTGGGGAATGGCAAGCAACTACAACTTAGCCGTTGACAGTTCTTTGTTTGGCCCGGAGAAATCTGCAATGCTGATTATTGAAGCCTTACATAAATATATAGGAAAAGAATAA
- a CDS encoding transposase: MSTTVRKNRHYDLDFKFKVVHEAISGELNKSALCRKYSISHPDLLRSWIRIFAPEYKFEENDMKKEKRTESEEIVELKRQLQQTKLALQKEKMRADFYNEMINVAEETLNIPIRKKAGTKQ; the protein is encoded by the coding sequence ATGAGTACAACCGTAAGAAAAAACAGACATTACGACCTTGACTTCAAATTCAAGGTCGTTCATGAAGCAATTAGTGGTGAATTAAACAAATCTGCACTATGTAGGAAATATTCAATTTCCCATCCAGATCTATTACGTTCCTGGATTCGTATATTTGCACCCGAATACAAATTTGAGGAGAATGATATGAAAAAAGAGAAACGCACCGAGAGCGAAGAAATTGTTGAGCTTAAACGTCAGCTCCAACAAACAAAACTGGCTCTTCAGAAAGAAAAGATGCGTGCTGATTTTTATAATGAGATGATAAACGTCGCAGAAGAGACGCTTAACATTCCCATTCGAAAAAAAGCTGGCACCAAACAGTAA
- a CDS encoding galactose-1-epimerase — translation MIKSKSFSLLIFFVIFFTHLCFGEDNEIYSLEAIWSKEKATAWYAAQPWLSGCNFQPSTAINQVEMWSGETFDIATIDKELGWAVELGFNIMRVFLSSEVWKKDPQGFKNRIYQYLSVSNKYGIKTMFVIFDDCWNEETVVGKQPALKPGVHNSGWVQDPACSLRADTVKLFPVLERYVKDVIGTFKNDHRILLWDLYNEPGNSNHGIAVLPLLKNVFRWARQVNPSQPVSAGIWSFGANELNTFQVENSDVITYHSYADEREHQLWIKFLRIQGRPMICTEYMARRNNSLFRNIMPLLKRNNIGAINWGFVSGKTNTIFAWDEPKPNEKEPILWFHDIYRQDKTPFDPKEAELIKQMNGKQSSIQLFSPDKFNKTIDGKKVTLYTLKNRQGMVAQITNYGGRVVNLWVPDKNNVFQDVVTGFRSIDNYLNSNEVYFGALIGRYGNRIAKGTFQLDGKNYQLAKNNGVNHLHGGPKGFHNVVWDARAFKTTANEDALELKYLSPDGEEGYPGNLTVKVIYTLTNENELRIDYSASTDKPTVLNLTHHSFFNLHGFSGGVAKSVNSHILQINGSNYTPTDSGLIPTGVIASVKGTPMDFLKPTVIGERASNQFIDLINGKGYDHNWILDKHGDKVSEAGVIYEPATGIQMRVITDQPALQFYGGNFFEGKNTGKYGEVYTFRSSFALETQHCPDSLY, via the coding sequence ATGATTAAATCAAAATCCTTTAGCTTATTAATATTTTTTGTCATATTTTTTACTCATTTGTGTTTTGGAGAAGATAATGAAATATACAGTTTAGAAGCCATTTGGTCAAAAGAAAAAGCAACGGCTTGGTATGCCGCTCAACCTTGGCTCAGCGGTTGCAACTTTCAGCCAAGCACAGCCATTAATCAAGTTGAAATGTGGTCAGGTGAAACATTTGACATAGCTACCATTGATAAAGAATTGGGTTGGGCTGTAGAATTAGGCTTTAACATTATGCGTGTGTTTTTGAGCTCTGAAGTATGGAAAAAAGATCCGCAAGGTTTTAAAAATCGAATTTACCAGTACCTGTCTGTTTCTAATAAGTATGGAATAAAAACAATGTTTGTAATTTTTGATGATTGTTGGAACGAAGAAACTGTAGTAGGCAAACAACCAGCTCTAAAACCCGGTGTGCATAACTCTGGATGGGTGCAAGATCCAGCTTGTAGCTTGCGTGCAGACACTGTAAAGCTTTTTCCTGTATTGGAAAGATATGTGAAAGATGTTATTGGAACATTTAAAAATGATCATCGTATTTTGTTGTGGGATCTTTACAATGAACCGGGGAACAGTAACCATGGCATTGCAGTACTTCCATTGTTGAAGAATGTATTCAGATGGGCACGCCAGGTTAATCCTTCTCAACCAGTTTCGGCCGGAATCTGGTCTTTTGGTGCAAATGAGCTGAATACTTTTCAGGTGGAGAATTCGGATGTAATTACTTATCATAGTTATGCTGATGAACGTGAACATCAATTGTGGATTAAATTTCTTAGAATTCAGGGCCGTCCTATGATTTGTACCGAATATATGGCTCGCCGTAACAACAGCCTTTTCCGTAATATTATGCCGTTGCTTAAACGTAATAATATTGGTGCTATCAACTGGGGTTTTGTTTCGGGTAAAACAAATACTATTTTTGCATGGGATGAGCCCAAACCCAATGAAAAAGAACCTATTCTTTGGTTTCATGATATTTATCGTCAGGATAAAACACCTTTTGATCCGAAAGAAGCAGAGTTAATAAAACAAATGAATGGCAAACAATCTTCTATTCAGCTTTTTTCTCCTGATAAGTTTAACAAAACCATTGATGGCAAAAAGGTAACGCTTTACACGTTAAAAAACCGACAGGGTATGGTGGCTCAGATTACCAATTATGGTGGACGCGTTGTCAATCTCTGGGTGCCGGATAAAAACAATGTTTTTCAGGATGTGGTTACTGGTTTTAGATCCATTGATAATTATCTGAACAGCAATGAAGTTTATTTCGGAGCTTTAATCGGGCGTTATGGAAATCGAATAGCTAAAGGTACTTTTCAACTCGATGGTAAAAACTATCAGCTGGCAAAGAATAACGGAGTAAATCATTTGCATGGTGGGCCGAAAGGCTTTCATAATGTGGTTTGGGATGCCCGTGCTTTTAAAACGACCGCAAACGAAGATGCGTTGGAGTTGAAATATCTGTCGCCGGATGGTGAAGAAGGCTATCCCGGTAATCTCACAGTGAAAGTCATTTATACATTAACTAATGAAAATGAACTTCGCATCGATTATTCGGCTTCAACAGATAAGCCGACTGTGCTTAATCTGACTCACCACTCGTTTTTCAACCTGCATGGATTTTCAGGTGGCGTTGCCAAATCTGTTAATTCGCATATTCTGCAAATTAATGGTTCAAATTATACACCAACTGATAGTGGGCTGATTCCGACAGGAGTTATTGCTTCAGTGAAAGGTACTCCTATGGATTTTCTGAAACCAACAGTTATTGGCGAAAGAGCGAGCAATCAGTTTATCGATCTGATCAACGGAAAAGGTTATGACCACAACTGGATTCTTGATAAGCATGGAGATAAAGTGAGCGAAGCTGGAGTGATTTACGAGCCTGCCACCGGAATACAAATGCGGGTAATTACAGATCAACCAGCGCTACAGTTTTATGGCGGAAACTTTTTCGAAGGGAAAAATACTGGAAAATATGGTGAGGTATACACTTTCCGCTCGTCATTTGCACTTGAAACACAGCATTGTCCTGATAGCCTGTATTAA
- a CDS encoding sialate O-acetylesterase: MKIRIIVFFLVLFVFTCLRAEISVSSIIGDNMVLQRNTEVKLWGNAKPNQKLNIFTSWNNFLVSCVCDEKGQWQVKVRTTEAGGPYSIKIYSQKEEKEIDNISLGEVWLCSGQSNMEMPIMGFNDQPIYNMNDVLIDADNNQIRLFTVGKNSSGSLQSTCLGKWDIANSQTVNRFSAIGYFFAKQLQQKLKVPVGVICSSWGGSNIESWMSKEAIQKFPITLTRAQKLTLDQQRPMHLYNGMIFPIINYRIKGAIWYQGEANIGNYKEYADLMNELVSSWRNDFKEKFPFYFVQIAPYSYDSSMGISSVLLRNEQLKASLVIPNAGMVSTIDIGEENIIHPAEKLIVSKRLSYWALSEIYGVNGVAYKTPYFKNSIVKDSTVLISFENASGGLTSFGKKLDNFEVAGDNMIFYPAYAIIKSEQVQVSSSLVKKPVAVRYAFHNFPQGKGFLYNLAGLPVPSFRTDEWEK; encoded by the coding sequence ATGAAAATAAGAATAATTGTATTTTTTCTAGTTCTGTTTGTGTTTACTTGTTTAAGAGCAGAAATAAGTGTTTCTTCGATTATAGGAGATAATATGGTATTGCAACGCAATACAGAAGTGAAATTATGGGGAAATGCTAAACCTAATCAAAAACTTAATATTTTTACTAGTTGGAATAATTTTTTAGTTAGTTGTGTTTGTGACGAGAAAGGACAATGGCAGGTAAAAGTGAGAACTACTGAAGCTGGAGGTCCTTATTCGATTAAAATTTATTCTCAAAAAGAGGAAAAAGAGATAGATAATATATCTTTAGGAGAAGTATGGCTATGTTCGGGACAGTCAAATATGGAAATGCCCATTATGGGTTTTAATGACCAACCTATTTACAATATGAATGATGTTTTAATTGATGCTGATAATAACCAGATTCGTTTGTTTACAGTCGGAAAAAACTCCTCTGGCTCACTCCAAAGTACATGTCTTGGAAAATGGGATATAGCAAACTCTCAGACTGTAAATAGATTTAGTGCAATTGGCTATTTTTTTGCCAAACAATTGCAACAAAAATTAAAAGTTCCTGTGGGTGTAATTTGTTCGAGCTGGGGAGGATCAAACATTGAGTCTTGGATGAGTAAGGAAGCTATACAAAAATTTCCAATTACATTGACTCGGGCGCAGAAGTTAACATTGGATCAGCAGAGACCAATGCATCTTTATAATGGAATGATTTTCCCAATTATTAATTATCGAATAAAAGGTGCAATATGGTATCAAGGTGAAGCGAATATAGGTAATTATAAAGAATATGCAGATTTAATGAATGAGTTAGTCTCTAGTTGGCGTAATGATTTTAAAGAGAAATTTCCGTTTTATTTTGTTCAAATAGCACCATATTCTTATGATAGTTCCATGGGCATTAGTTCTGTATTACTACGAAATGAACAACTTAAGGCAAGCTTAGTGATACCAAATGCAGGAATGGTTTCTACAATAGATATTGGTGAGGAGAATATCATTCACCCTGCAGAGAAATTGATAGTCTCTAAACGATTAAGCTACTGGGCTTTGTCTGAAATTTATGGCGTTAATGGAGTCGCTTACAAGACTCCATATTTTAAAAATTCAATTGTGAAAGACAGTACTGTGCTTATTTCGTTTGAGAATGCCAGCGGAGGATTAACATCTTTTGGAAAAAAGCTAGACAATTTTGAAGTAGCAGGGGATAACATGATTTTTTATCCTGCTTATGCAATAATAAAAAGCGAACAGGTCCAAGTATCAAGCTCTTTGGTGAAGAAACCTGTAGCAGTGCGTTATGCATTTCATAATTTTCCTCAAGGTAAAGGGTTTCTTTATAACTTAGCAGGATTACCAGTCCCTTCATTTAGAACTGACGAGTGGGAAAAGTAA
- a CDS encoding glycoside hydrolase family 43 protein, which yields MNIVKKLFFIYIYCSLSMLFLSSCQTQDKIYLFSYFKDNGTDGLHLAYSKTGYEWHALKGDSSFLAPKVSSSKLMRDPCIIKGPDGIFRMVWTVSWTTKGVGYAFSKDLVNWSEQKLIPVMEHEDDVRNCWAPEITYDKKNKEYMIYWSSTIRGRYPLKNQMSEDEYNHRIYYVITKDFNAFTETKLLYDRGFNVIDATIHPLENKYVMFMKDETLYPSEKNIKIAYSDNLIGPYTNASKTITGNYWAEGPAAIKIKGKWIVYFDKYKEGKYGAVESNDLRSWIDISDKISFPNGTRHGSVFRISEKELNILLHLK from the coding sequence ATGAATATTGTTAAGAAGTTATTCTTCATCTACATCTACTGTTCTTTAAGTATGCTTTTTTTGAGCTCGTGTCAAACGCAGGACAAGATATACTTGTTTTCATATTTTAAAGATAATGGAACAGATGGTTTGCACCTCGCTTACAGTAAAACTGGCTATGAATGGCATGCTTTAAAAGGAGATAGTTCGTTTCTGGCTCCCAAAGTTAGTTCAAGTAAATTAATGCGTGATCCATGCATTATTAAAGGCCCGGATGGAATTTTCAGAATGGTATGGACTGTTAGTTGGACAACAAAAGGAGTTGGTTACGCATTTTCAAAAGATTTGGTAAATTGGTCAGAGCAAAAACTAATCCCAGTGATGGAGCATGAAGATGATGTCCGAAATTGCTGGGCACCTGAAATAACTTATGATAAAAAGAATAAAGAATATATGATTTATTGGTCTTCAACTATACGTGGGCGTTATCCCTTAAAAAATCAAATGAGTGAAGATGAATATAATCATCGTATTTATTATGTTATAACAAAAGACTTTAATGCATTTACTGAAACCAAGTTACTTTATGATAGAGGATTCAACGTTATTGATGCAACGATTCATCCTCTTGAAAATAAGTACGTAATGTTTATGAAGGATGAAACTCTTTATCCTTCCGAAAAGAATATAAAAATTGCATATTCAGATAATCTTATTGGACCTTACACTAATGCATCAAAAACCATAACTGGAAACTATTGGGCTGAAGGACCAGCAGCAATAAAAATCAAAGGAAAATGGATTGTATATTTCGATAAGTATAAAGAAGGAAAATATGGTGCTGTTGAATCAAATGATTTGAGAAGTTGGATAGATATTTCAGATAAAATATCATTTCCAAATGGAACTCGTCATGGTTCTGTATTTCGAATATCAGAGAAGGAGCTTAATATTTTGTTGCATTTAAAATAA